A genomic window from Brassica oleracea var. oleracea cultivar TO1000 chromosome C8, BOL, whole genome shotgun sequence includes:
- the LOC106309693 gene encoding protein ABIL2 gives MPESREASNYDEASMDQSMLFSDGLKDLRNLRTQLYSAAEYFELSYTTDDKRQIVVETLKDYAVKALVNTVDHLGSITYKVNDFIDEKVDEVAETELRVSCIEQRLRMCQEYMDHEGRSQQSLVIETPKFHKRYILPAGETIKTTNLDKLNYFGSSLEDADDWNQFRNAVRATIRETPPPPPPVRKSTSQASSPRQPPQRSATFSFTSTIPKKEQDKRSVSPHRFPLLRSGSVATRKSASISRPTTPSKSRSITPIRYPSEPRRSASVRVGFEKENQKETEQQQQPSKSKRLLKALLSRRKTKKDDTLYTFLDEY, from the exons ATGCCAGAGTCAAGGGAAGCATCGAACTACGATGAGGCATCTATGGATCAAAGCATGCTCTTCTCTGATGGTCTTAAG GACTTGAGGAATCTGCGAACGCAGTTGTATTCAGCAGCTGAGTACTTCGAACTATCTTACACAACCGACGATAAAAGACAGAT AGTTGTAGAGACACTCAAAGATTACGCAGTGAAGGCTCTGGTGAATACAGTTGACCATCTAGGCTCCATCACGTACAAAGTCAACGACTTCATCGACGAAAAGGTGGATGAAGTAGCAGAGACCGAACTAAGAGTATCTTGCATCGAACAG AGGCTAAGGATGTGCCAAGAGTATATGGATCATGAAGGACGTTCACAGCAATCACTTGTGATTGAAACTCCAAAGTTCCATAAACGATACATCTTGCCAGCTGGTGAAACTATAAAGACTACCAATCTTGACAAGCTTAACTACTTTGGAAGCAGCTTAGAGGATGCAGATGACTGGAACCAGTTTCGAAATG CTGTGCGTGCTACAATCCGGGAAACGCCTCCCCCTCCTCCACCCGTTAG AAAATCAACATCTCAGGCTTCATCTCCACGGCAACCACCTCAGAGATCAGCAACCTTTTCGTTTACGTCCACTATTCCAAAGAAAGAGCAAG ATAAGAGATCAGTGTCACCGCATCGGTTTCCGCTACTAAGATCAGGATCAGTGGCTACCAGGAAGTCAGCATCTATCAGCAGGCCAACTACACCAAGCAAGAGCAGATCTATAACTCCTATACGG TACCCTTCAGAACCAAGAAGATCAGCTTCGGTTCGGGTTGGGTTCGAGAAAGAAAACCAGAAAGAAACAGAGCAGCAGCAGCAACCAAGTAAGAGCAAACGACTGCTTAAGGCTTTGCTTAGTCGACGCAAAACCAAGAAAGACGACACTCTCTACACTTTCTTGGACGAATACTGA